GGCTTTAAACAGCATAGTTGAACCAGTTCTTACCTTACGttaatcaagtagttgaacaactttacgcattagcccccaagtgccaagtacctttgcctgcaaagtgcttgggacttattttcatgacccggcactgtaaatagagctcttcagcatacattagtccccaagtgccaagtgtctttgcttgcaaagtgcttgggacttaatgttgcattataatcaccctaactgtaacccggaatttgtacaggccgcttgtgagaaatttgaatcggaaatgTCTGACttaaagaaccgcctgaagactcaggaaagtgaaacccaaaaggccaactccaaatttgaattcagtgtatctgcacaagagaaactgaagaagaagtttgaagcagaaagaaaagcctgggcggatgaaaaaactgccttgctcagccgggccgaacaagcgaaGGCCaccttactgaaagaaccgccgagctatccggcttaaaacgccatgtatcgcaGATGGTCTTCGcaatctttgctaagttactctGTAAGCTTCTGGCTAGTTTACATCTTTTATTTCCCATAAGTATCTTAATTGCCATCAGCTCACTTAactttgtaatgcaggtcccaggagttccaatcttaaccagaacgtgctgaccaagctgaaggcggtttataccttggtagagcaactttacaccgggtcacaacgtgccttagccatTGTGGCTCTGTCAAACGAAGTTCCGACTCAtctggcggatgtactcaggcggcttgccgtgcttcctcaacgcttccaagagctaagacgagcttctgcaagagccggagccatagccgctctaagccgggccaaggcgtttctaccggagctagacccggccgacatcgcccttgggtatcctagcttgaaggaagatggcactccctttgaccagaaagacttcgccgcttgtgtgaagagcgtatgcccggtggccaccttgattggtaatgacacagaccttaccaaATGTCAACCGGgctatgatgcggagaatcagaggatcccaacacctcgttatgaagcagtcagcctgattcctccgaggcgtaagcatactttcgcccccgaagttgacccggccgggttaattgacgatgaagctcaatttgaagccctgagtggcattgactggaaatcatcaaccttccaggacatggaaccagccggaggagcggagagggatgagccagAAGCTTCAGCCCGACAAGCACCTttgatttcttaggcggctcatggtgaTGACTCAAAAACAATGCCTcgccttttggactcggggagtcctgtaatagagtaggacgaacacttaattttgtcgtgccatcgtgcacgtgtgtaGCGCTTAACTATGTTTAAGCTGCCcttttatattcttccgggttatgtttgatcctCTGCCTTCCTTAAGTTAAAAGAGCTGTCTTTAACTGTCCTGCagagaaaacaaatcacaagtctctaggcggcttaccgcatggagaatCATAtactttacatataacccggaatatgaaccaaagtcaTAATAAACCGGCTCTCAATTATACCTTTGAGATAACCATAACAGTATACCTGCAaaccttcaagtacacttccggtttatataacccggaccatgaggttgagaactcaactccggttcaccagcacatATAATGCTTATTACGTGTTGTCAACGTTATTAATCAAGGTTAAACCGGTGGAGTAAGAACCACCCTTGAATACTTTTGATATCACCAAAAGAACTGGTTGGCAAACCAAGAAATCTCAAAAATttaggggcttctgattcgaatacgaccagagaaccgttccaaaggggttgagctaagattcgaatgcgatcctatagcccccagtggctttggcgttgccaatcaagagggtaccgacagctatgtcttctttggttcgaatacgacctatgtttgaacaggaagcccccaaatgaccttgagagttgtttaacgacgctgattcgaatacgatccacgtcggttcccaaagggggttgagttatgattcaaatatgatcaagaaaactccccaatgacctcggcaatatgccaatcaagtgggtatcgacagctgtgttctctttggttcgaatacgacctatgtttgaacaggaagcccccaagtgatcatatttttaatggccagattcgaatacgatcataagccggatcaacctccaagtgaccatgtaacaTTACAATGAAAATAAtaatgacacatttacctttggaggaaaaaaggacagaggtcctgcttttattatttatcacaatatatacatggctatagaagtatgtacattatgagagccggtggctcaagtgtaataaggccgaagctgagctatattccacggccggcgggtctcctcctccgacttacgtgaatctttgtgctcccgaacatcgatgaggtagtatgacccgttgtgcaagtccttgctgaccacaaagggcccttcccaaggtggggatagcttgtgtgcatctgtttgatcctggatgagccggagcaccaaatcaccttcctgaaaggccctagacttaacccggcggctgtgatagcggcacaggtcttgttgataaatcgccgaacgagctgctgctacgtcacgctgttcgtccaataagtcaagagcatcttgacgcgctcGCTCATTAtctgcctcaacataagccgccactcgaggcgaatcatgacggatgtcgctagggagaaccgcctcagctccgtaaaccatgaagaaaggcgtgtaacccgtagacctgttaggagtagtattgatgctccataatacagagggtaactcctccacccaacaacccgacgtccgttgcaaagggaccaaaagccggggcttgatgcccttcaagatttcctgattggctctctcagcttgaccattggattgagggtgagccactgatgaaacatcaagccgaatatgctctcgttgacaaaattcctccatggcgcctttagacagattggtaccattgtcagttataatgttgtgtggaaaaccaaagcgaaatatcacctttttcatgaactggaccgtcgtggctgcgtcacacttactaactggctctgcctcaacccactttgtgaacttgtcaaccgccaccaagaggtgggtcttcttatccttggaccttttgaagggcccaaccatatcaagcccccagactgcaaacggccaagtgattggaatcatcctcaactcttgagccggcacgtgagcccgtcttgagaacttctgacaaccatcacatttactgaccaagtcctctgcatcagcatgagccgtcagccaataaaaaccatgacgaaaagctttggccacaagggattttgagccggcatgatggccacaatccccctcgtgaatctcacgtagaatttcttgaccttccccagaggaaacacaacgctgaaaagctccCGTAATACTAcgatgatgcagctcgccattgataattaccATTGACTTAGAttgccgggttatttgtctggccagagtttcatcctcaggtaattctccccgggtcatgtaagccaagtatggcactgtccaatctgggagagttaattgcacagaagtaccacAATTCGGGCATCACATGCAGATTGGTACCACGATTGCTAATCTTTGCATGTCAGTACCATGATTGCTCCAGGTTTTTTCAAATAAGGCTAAAACGCGTATTTATACGTATTGACGCTCGATCCGACAGCTCGGGCCCACCCGTCAGGTGCCACGCTGGCCAATCGGCGCGTGCCCGCGCGCTGACTAGGACGAGCCAGTGCGCTGCTGCTCTCGAACCCGGTCCGGTCGCACCAGCTCGGCCCCGCCGCACCATTCCCCTCCCCTCCTCACTCGCTCGAACCCTAGTCTATGGCGTCGGCGACTccggcaggcggcggcgagggcgtcCACGGCGGCGGTGAGATGCCGTTCTGGCCTCCTAGCGGAACGGCTGGCGtcgacggcgatggcggcgacgactccagctccgcgtactcgaccgacgacgaggaggagtcgATGTTACTCAGCATGGAGCAGCGGTTGCGGTTGGTGCAGCAGTGGGTGGCGAACCCTAGCAGCAGCCATGAGTTGACGCATGGACTTGGCGGCGTGTTGTAAGTACCCTTGTCCTCCTCCTGCTCTGGTTTATCCAATTGGGGATTTTTAGGGTTGGCGCAGCAATGGATTAGGTTTGTCCAATTGTAGTGACTAGAATAGGACAATTACAGTAACTAGTAACTCAGTGTATTGCACTCTCAAATTAGTTCAATTACAGTAACAATTTGGGATTATGACCTTGTCTTTTTCCTTGATTTTGCTATTGTGCTGAAATAGTAAAGTACATTGTTCTGTACTGTAAATATTAGACTTGCAGGTTACTTTAGTAGCATTGTTCTGCGCTGAAATAGCATCTGTAATAGTAGAGTTAATAGTAAATATTAGACTTACAGGTTACTCTAAATTGTTCTGTACTGTACAGTTGCTCTCCAAATTAAGAGTAATTATAATGAATACATGAAGTTTAATTTGTTCTGTAGTTTGGATGAAGACATTTGGCAAGTAAGGATCCATTTTGATGCAAGAGGACCATTGGAGATGAAGCTGTGTGGTTCAGATATTACTTATCTGAATTTGGTTGCAGTGATGGAAACCCAAGGATTTAATGCATATGATTGTTTGTTTCACATTGAAATTCCATCTTTAGGAGAGAAAGGGCTGGATTTGGTAAACAGTCATGCAGAATTACAGAAGATAAAGAGGAAGATCCAGGACAAATTGGTGCTTGATTTGCTAGTCAGGGCTTGTCCACCCCCTAATACTGATTTTGAGTTGCAGCAATGTGAAATGCCAGAGTTGTCCACTGTGGTGTACCAAGAGCCTGTTGTTTTCGATCTGAGTGAGCCTCCTATCTTAGCTGTTGATCAGCAAGGAGTAGTTTTTGAGAGTCAATGTAGCAACTCTAGCACACCTCATCCTGCTGGTGTTTGCACACAAGAAAGCAAGAATGCAACAGCCAAGTTGAAAGCAGttttggaagaagaagaagaagagggataTCAAGGATTTGAGGCATATGAGGACAGTGATGCTAATGCCTCTGATGAGGATGCTCAAATTGGAAATGACCATCATTACatgggtgatgatgaagatgtAGAGGTGCAAGAGGGAAAGAGACAGAGAGAGCTAGAAGTACAAGAGGAAGAATCAGATGATGAGCAATCAGAAGAGGAAGAAATGCTGCATTATGAGGGTGACACTGAAGTTGAGGAACCATTTGAGGTAGAGGAAGATAGGacttttggagaagaagaagaaactaTAGTTGAacctgcgaagaagaagcagaagctaCCAGTTAGAAGAGGACCAACAACTAGGTCACATTCTAGTAAGCTACCAGAGGTTGAACCTGATTTCAGACCATCATCAGATGAAGAAGAGAAGGGGTTGTTGAGGGAGAGTGATGATGATGGTTTTGAGCCATCCTCTTTTGTCCTACCAAAGAAAAGGAAGAGTGGGGCAAAGAAAAGTCCTGCTAGGAAGTGGTACAATGAGAAAATGGAGCAACCACATGAGCAACTGTGTATGAAGTTGTGTTTTAGGGATCAGCATGAATTCAGAgatgctttgttgaatttgcacATCACTCAGGCCAGGAATTTTAAGTATCACAGGAATTCAGATCAGAGGATAATTGTTCAGTGTCCAGATAAACATTGCCAGTTCTTTATGGTGGCAGCAGTTATAAAAGGGGAGAAAACCTTTGTAATTAAGAAGATGAGACTAGAGCACACTTGCCCTAGTACCACTGAGACCACCAGGGTTAGTGCTAAGTGGCTAGCACAGAAATATGAGCATCTCTTCAGATCTGATATAACTACTGGTATTCAGACAATAATTGATGCATGCATGGAAAAATATGGTGTAGATGTGCCCAAGTGCATGGCATATAGGGCAAAGAACATAGCTATTGAAGTTGTCTTAGGAGATCACAAGAAGCAATATCCTAGGCTTAAAGACTATTCTCAGACTGTCATGGATACAAACCCTGGGAGTAGAGTAATAGTCACTACTGTTACTCCAGTACCAAATGCAAAAATACCCCACCCAGGCCCAAGATTCCATGCCATGTTCTTTTGCCTGaatggagcaagggaggggtTTCTCAATGGGTGTAGGCCATTCATTGGTTAGTTCCTGAACCTTGTGCACCATTTACATATTGTAGAGTACTCCATATTGTATATCACTTGAATGTATTTAATGTTTGGAAATGTTGATTATGCAGGTGTTGATGGATGCTTCATTAAGCTCACTACAGGAGCTCAACTCCTTGTTGCCACTGGTAGAGATGGCAACAACAACATATATCCACTGGCATTTGGCATAGTTGGACAAGAGGACACACCTAGTTGGTGTTGGTTTCTACACCAACTGAAAATTTGCCTAGGTGGAGAAGTGGGCAAGTTTGGACCTTGTACTATAATGTCAGATAGACAAAAGGTATGTGTTTGCACATTTCATTTTGTTTTGCACAAGTGTTAACAGTAGCTAAGAGTTTCATTGGTGCATATTTATTTACCTTGTAGCTTAGACTTGTTAAATTGTTTGTGTCAGGGGTTATTGAATGCAGTGAATGCTGTCTTTCCAAATTGCAACCAAAGATTCTGCCTTAGGCATTTATATGCAAATTTCCAAAATGCTGGGTTTAGGGGTGAAGATCTTAAGAAGTGCATGGATAATGCTAGCTATGCCTACAATGAACACAAATTTAATATTGCAATGAATGATCTTAGATCTGAAAGTGAGGAAGCTTGGGAGTGGCTTACTGCAATACCAAAAAAAACATGGGCAAGGCATGCATTTGACACAAACTGCAAGACTGACTTGGTAGTGAACAACTTGTCTGAGGTGTTCAACAAGTACATTCTAGATGTTAGGAGAAAACCTATAAGGACAATGTGTGATGGGATAAAAGATAAGCAGATGGTGAGGTGGCATAGGAACAGAGAGAGTGTAAAGGCAGCAAGATGGGATATAACACCTCATTACAGTGAGAAGCTAGAGGTTGAGAAGGAGAGGGCCAGATATTGCAAGCCAATATAGGCAGGGGTCAACTTATGGCAAGTTACAAGTGGGCAGCAAACACATGCTGTCAACCTGGAACTTGAGACTTGTGGATGCAGGAAGTGGGACCTTAGTGGCATACCTTGCAACCATGCCATCTCTGCAATAAACAAGGCTAAAAGGAAACCAGAGGATTATGTCAGCAAATTCTTCAAGAAAGATTTTTATGCTGCAGCTTATGAACCAATGATCTTTCCTGTGCCTGGTGAGCATGATTGGACAAGGACCCCTGGTCCAGACATAGAACCACCTGCATTCAAAATCAAgagaggaagaaagaaagaaaagaggaTCAAGGGCAAATTTGAAGTACCAAAGCCAAAAGAAACTTCAAGAATGGGGCATAACATGTGGCAATTGTGGTCTCCAAGGGCATAGGTACACAAACTGTCTTAAACAGTTGAAGCCTGAGCTAGCTTTGAGGAAGAATAAGCATGTGGTAATAACTTTTCACCTGATGAAGTATGGAGGCTTAAAGGTGCAACTGTTGCTAGAGAGGAAGATCAATTTCCAATGCTGACTCCAAGTGAAGATGATGGCACAAGGGAGGCCATGTTTCTGTCTCTGCAAACTCAACTCAGAGAGAAGAATGCAGAGATTGTAGGGATTAGGGCCAAATTTCACaatgtgttgtttcttttcactATATTTGTGCTTGGGTTAGTTGCAGGCAAGATATTAAGTTAGTTAGTTGGTTTAGTTGCAGCCAATCTAAATGCAATGTCCTGCCTGGTTTAGTTGCTCTAGTTTAAGCCAAGTTGTAATGGATCAGTGAAGTTATCTTCTGATGAGATTTAGTCAGTCTTGTTCCTCTTTTATTTTGTATGACATGAGTGGTTTGCTGCAACATTGTCATAATGTATCATCATCAACATATCCTTCTACATAATCAGCATATCCATACATAATAAGAAACTGATCACATTAGTTTCTGGAGTTCAACTCATTATAGCCATACATAACCATTGTTCACAATACATAGAGGAGTTCAACTTCAAATGCATAGTTCATCCTTTTCTCACAAAAGGATGAATAGCATAACTACTACATACATACACAGCCATAGTTCACCATTAGTACAAGCATACAGTACACAACCTTAGTTCCTAGATGCTAGGTCATTACACAACCATCATTCCCAAAAGGTCAGCAATGCCACTAATCTCATTTTCATCTTCTTCACTTCTCCAAGATGGCCTGAATCCCCCTGAACTTCTCCTTCAACTTTTCATTCTGAAACTCTAACTGCCACTTCTCTTCAATATGCTTTTCATTTCCCTTAAGCAGATCAGCAACCTCAAGCTTTAACTCTAGCTTCTCTTGGGTGAGCTTCTCCTGACACTTTGTTAGCTCTGCATTCTTCAGCTCCAAATTCATACTAGCTTCAGTAAGCACTTGCTTCTCTTTCATTTTGTTCAGCTTCAAGTTCTGAATGACTGTTGCTTGAGCTCTTGTCAGGTTGAGCAGCAGCTCATACTTGAGAGTAAGTTTCTGGGTCTCTTCATCTTTCTTTGCCATCTCACTTGCCATCTGTGCCTTCATATCATCAATCAGTTCTTTTCTTACCTCCTGCTGATATGTAATGGCAGACTGCAGATGTCTGAAATCCACCACCTTATCTTCCTGGAAGTTCATCAGCTCATGCACATCTTGGACTAGCTTGTCATAGTTGGCATCCAGCTTGTTCTTCTCTTCTGTCAGATGGTGGATAGTGAAAGAACTTTCAAGATTGTCATTCACCCTAGCAGTTTTGGCATCTTCAACCATTGCCCAAAGCTTCAACAATGCATTCTGCATTGTTGGGGGCCACTGGTGATCAACCCATTCAACAAAGCCACAATTGCTACCTGCCTGCAAAAACAAGAACAACACCAACACAGTTCAATATGGCTCATGCTTGACCTAAATAAGCTACTCTAATGCCACTATGAACCAAAATGTTGACAGCAAGGAGAGTACTCCAGCAAACAGAGTTCAATATGGCTCCAGCAAACAGAGTACTCCAGCAAACAGAAAAAAATCACTATGCCTAGGTTAGTTATCATTTTTAAGCTACTCTAGTACCACTATTAACCAAAATTACTACGCCATTGTACTCCAGCAAAATATACTCATGCTTGACCTAAATAAGCTACTCTAATGCCACTATGAACCAAAATGTTGACAGCAAGGAGAGTACTCCAGCAAACAGAGTTCAATATGGCACTGACAAAGTAAGAAAAAAATCACTATGCCTACAATCCATACCGGCTGTGCACATGCTAAAAACCGCCTGCCTGTGTCTGTTCCTTCAAAGGCAACAAGCCTCTCAGATGCCATGCCGTGCTTCTCACATGGAGACATCACATCCAGCTCAAGCCCCTTGTAATCTGGATCTTCAAGGCTGAAAGGGACCTGCAGAAGCTCGCACAAAGACAATGGGCAAATCAAAACctaccaaaatcaaccaaatcaaGAAATCCCAAATctgtaaccctaaccctaaactcACTGTACTGACCTCGTTGAGACTGTCTGTGGAGGAAGAATGCATGTACGGGAGGCTAGACTGGTCGTCGCTGCTTTCGTCCTCCAAAACCATGGCGTCGGCGGGGCGGTGCGGCGGCCGGCAGTCGGGACgcaggcggcggcgacggaggaaacgagtgaggagaggaggaggggaggggaatGGTGCGGCGGGGGCGAGCTGGTGCGACCGGACCGGGTTcgagagcagcagcgcaccgGCTCGTCCTAGTCAGCGCGCGGGCACGCGCCGATTGGCCAGCGTGGCACCTGACGGGTGGGCCCGAGCTGTCGGATCGAGCGTCAATACGTATAAATACGCGTTTTAGCCTTATTTGAAAAAACCTGGAGCAATCATGGTACTGACATGCAAAGATTAGCAATCGTGGTACCAATCTGCATGTGATGCCCGAATTGTGGTAGTTCTGTGCAATTAACTcaatctgggataacatggagagccgccaccaactgtgcttctgggtcaggaatagccaagtcttcctctgtaggcaacttgacagaagggttatgcagagtATCCAAGAaggtattaggcggcaccggctttcgctgagagccgagccggcttaatgcatcagccgcctcattctttctgcgatcaatgtgctctacttggtaaccttgaaaatgcccagcaatggcatcaacttcgcggcgataagccgccatgagggggtccttggaatcccacttgcctgatacttgttgggccaccaaatctgagtcaccaaaacatcttacccggcttaagctcatctccttggccatccgaagaccatggagcaaggcctcgtactcagctgcgttgttagtacagggaaacatcaatcgtaggacataacaaaatttgtcacctcgaggggaagctaacacaactccagcccccgagccctccaattgcctggacccgtcgaagtgaatagtccagtatgtattatccagcttctcttcaggcatctgcagctctgtccaatcgttgatgaaatctaccaatgcttgtgatttgatagccgtgcgtggcacatacttcagatcatgaggcccaagctcaatggcccacttagcaactcttcctgtggcttccctgttttggatgatatctcctaggggagcagaacaaaccacagtgatagggtggccctggaaataatgcttaagcttccggcttgccatgaacaccccataaacaagcttctgccaatgtggatacctttgcttggactcaatgagtacttcgctgacgtagtaaaccggccgctgaaccgtgttggaaatatgccctagaggcaataataagtggttattattatatttctttgttcatgataattgtctattgttcatgctataattgtgttatccggaaatcgtaatacatgtgtgaatacatagaccacaacgtgtccctagtaagcctctagttgactagctcgttgatcaacagatagtcatggtttcctgactatggacattggatgtcattgataacgggatcacatcattaggagaatgatgtgatggacaagacccaatcctaagcatagctcaaagatcgtgtagttcgtttgctagagcttttccaatgtcaagtatcttttccttagaccatgagatcatgcaactcccggataccgtaggagtgctttgggtgtgccaaacgtcacaacgtaactgggtgactataaaggtatactacgggtatctccgaaagtgtctgttgagttggcacggatcgagactgggatttgtcactccgtatgacggagaggtatctctgggcccactcggtaatgcatcataataatgagctcaatgtgactaaggagttagccacgggatcatgcattacggtacgagtaaagagacttgtcggtaacgagattgaacaaggtattgggataccgacgatcgaatctcgggcaagtagcataccgattgacaaagggaattgtatacgggattgattgaatcctcgacatcgtggttcatccgatgagatcatcgtggaacatgtgggagccaacatgggtatccagatcccgctgttggttattgaccggagaggcgtctcagtcatgtctgcatgtctcccgaacccgtagggtctacacacttaaggttcggtgacgctagggttgtagagatattagtatgcagaaacctgaaagttgttcggagtcccggatgagatcccggacgtcacgaggagttccggaatggtccggaggtgaagaattatatatgggaagtccagtttcggccaccgggaaagtttcgggggttatcggtattgtaccgggaccaccggaagggtcccgggggtccaccgggtggggccacctatcccggagggccccatgggctgaagtgggaagggaaccagcccttagtgggctggggcgccccccttgggcctccccctgcgcctagggttggaaaccctaggggtggggggcgccccacttggcttgggggggaagccaccccccttcccccttggccgccgcccccccatgtagatgggttccagggccggtgcccccccctccagggggcctataaatagtgggggggagggagggcagcagcaccacagcccctggcgcctccctctccccctgcaacacctctccctctcgcagaagcttggcgaagccctgccgagatcccgctacatccaccaccacgccgtcgtgctactggatctccatcaacctctccttcccccttgctggatcaagaaggaggagacgtcgctgctccgtacgtgtgttgaacgcggaggtgccgtccgttcggcactcggtcatcggtgatttggatcacggcgagtacgactccatcaaccccgttcactagaacgcttccactcgcgatctacaagggtatgtagatgcactcctttcccctcgttgctagtatactccatagatggatcttggtgatgcgtaggaaattttaaaattctgctacgatccccaacagtggcatcatgagccaggcctatgcgtagttactatgcacgagtagaacacaaagcagttgtgagcgtagatgttgccaattcttcttgccgctactagtcttatcttgtttcggtggtattgtgggatgaagcggcccggaccgaccttatacgtacgcttacgtgagacaggttccaccgactgacatgcactagttgcataaggtggctagcgggtgtctgtctctcccactttagtcggaacggattcgatgaaaagggtccttatgaagggtaaatagaaattggcatatcacgttgtggttttacgtaggtaagaaacgttcttgctagaaacctatacaagccacgtaaaaaacttgcaacaacaattagaggacgtctaacttgtttttgcagcatgtgttatgtgatatgatatggccagaagatgtgatgaatgatatatgtgatgtatgagttgatcatattcttgtaataggaatcacgacttgcatgtcgatgagtatgacaaccggcaggagccataggagttgtctttattttttgtatgacctgcgtgtcattgaataacgccatgtaaattactttactttgttgctaaacgcgttagccatagaagtaaaagtaatcgttggcgtgacaacttcatgaagacacaatgatggagatcatgatgatggagatcatggtgtcatgccggtgacgaagatgatcatggtgccccgaagatggagatcaaaggagcaaaatgatattggccatatcatgtcactatttgatttcatgtgatgtttatcatgttttgcatcttatttgcttagaacgacggtagtaagtaagatgatcccttataataatttcaagaaagtgttccccttaactgtgcaccgttgcgaaggttcgttgtttcgaagcaccacgtgatgatcgggtgtgatagattctaacgttcgcatacaacgggtgttgacgagcctagcatgtacagacatggcctcggaacacggaggaccgaaaggt
This sequence is a window from Aegilops tauschii subsp. strangulata cultivar AL8/78 chromosome 7, Aet v6.0, whole genome shotgun sequence. Protein-coding genes within it:
- the LOC141026961 gene encoding uncharacterized protein; protein product: MEQRLRLVQQWVANPSSSHELTHGLGGVFLDEDIWQVRIHFDARGPLEMKLCGSDITYLNLVAVMETQGFNAYDCLFHIEIPSLGEKGLDLVNSHAELQKIKRKIQDKLVLDLLVRACPPPNTDFELQQCEMPELSTVVYQEPVVFDLSEPPILAVDQQGVVFESQCSNSSTPHPAGVCTQESKNATAKLKAVLEEEEEEGYQGFEAYEDSDANASDEDAQIGNDHHYMGDDEDVEVQEGKRQRELEVQEEESDDEQSEEEEMLHYEGDTEVEEPFEVEEDRTFGEEEETIVEPAKKKQKLPVRRGPTTRSHSSKLPEVEPDFRPSSDEEEKGLLRESDDDGFEPSSFVLPKKRKSGAKKSPARKWYNEKMEQPHEQLCMKLCFRDQHEFRDALLNLHITQARNFKYHRNSDQRIIVQCPDKHCQFFMVAAVIKGEKTFVIKKMRLEHTCPSTTETTRVSAKWLAQKYEHLFRSDITTGIQTIIDACMEKYGVDVPKCMAYRAKNIAIEVVLGDHKKQYPRLKDYSQTVMDTNPGSRVIVTTVTPVPNAKIPHPGPRFHAMFFCLNGAREGFLNGCRPFIGVDGCFIKLTTGAQLLVATGGEVGKFGPCTIMSDRQKGLLNAVNAVFPNCNQRFCLRHLYANFQNAGFRGEDLKKCMDNASYAYNEHKFNIAMNDLRSESEEAWEWLTAIPKKTWARHAFDTNCKTDLVVNNLSEVFNKYILDVRRKPIRTMCDGIKDKQMVRWHRNRESVKAARWDITPHYSEKLEVEKERARYCKPI
- the LOC109739666 gene encoding uncharacterized protein isoform X2 — encoded protein: MDSFFFLAGSQVPFSLEDPDYKGLELDVMSPCEKHGMASERLVAFEGTDTGRRFLACAQPAGSNCGFVEWVDHQWPPTMQNALLKLWAMVEDAKTARVNDNLESSFTIHHLTEEKNKLDANYDKLVQDVHELMNFQEDKVVDFRHLQSAITYQQEVRKELIDDMKAQMASEMAKKDEETQKLTLKYELLLNLTRAQATVIQNLKLNKMKEKQVLTEASMNLELKNAELTKCQEKLTQEKLELKLEVADLLKGNEKHIEEKWQLEFQNEKLKEKFRGIQAILEK
- the LOC109739666 gene encoding uncharacterized protein isoform X1; amino-acid sequence: MVLEDESSDDQSSLPYMHSSSTDSLNEVPFSLEDPDYKGLELDVMSPCEKHGMASERLVAFEGTDTGRRFLACAQPAGSNCGFVEWVDHQWPPTMQNALLKLWAMVEDAKTARVNDNLESSFTIHHLTEEKNKLDANYDKLVQDVHELMNFQEDKVVDFRHLQSAITYQQEVRKELIDDMKAQMASEMAKKDEETQKLTLKYELLLNLTRAQATVIQNLKLNKMKEKQVLTEASMNLELKNAELTKCQEKLTQEKLELKLEVADLLKGNEKHIEEKWQLEFQNEKLKEKFRGIQAILEK